A window of the Zeugodacus cucurbitae isolate PBARC_wt_2022May chromosome 4, idZeuCucr1.2, whole genome shotgun sequence genome harbors these coding sequences:
- the LOC128921777 gene encoding uncharacterized protein LOC128921777 gives MDSSDDEYLASATVLKYFINKKSFGKHPINDKRSEFGEFHHLYSDLRKYPAKFKEYTRMSIETFDYILEKIGDKLKKKWSNFIKVPICPCERLIVTLRFLATKASFASLYMPQPNEQCFQEIAEQYWKLWNFPNCIGAIDGKHIRIKCPGNTGSMYYNYKHFFSIVLQGIADANCKFIAVEVGGYGKQSDGGTFSSSEIFNLLKSGELPVPGNTCLPNSEEIVPYVFLGDEAYPLLECLLRPYSRKETTEDHEYFNARLSRARKCIECAFGLLSARFRILWKPIETDPLFAELLVKCICLLHNIIIDLEGLDENLKEEVQKENLEKIIKEFNKTSVKNGRLIRDKFCNFVCMNKI, from the exons ATGGATTCGTCAGATGATGAGTATTTAGCTTCGGCTActgttttaaagtattttatcaacaaaaaatcatttggAAAACATCCAATAAATGATAAACGAAGTGAATTTGGAGAATTTCATCACTTATATAgtgatttaagaaaatatccTGCCAAGTTTAAAGAATATACTCGAATGAGTATTGAAACTTTCGACTATATTCTCGAAAAGATtggtgataaattaaaaaagaagtggagtaattttattaaagtaccAATATGTCCATGTGAACGCTTGATAGTAACTCTcag ATTTCTGGCAACTAAAGCATCATTTGCCTCACTATATATGCCGCAGCCAAACGAACAATGTTTTCAAGAAATTGCAGAGCAATACTGGAAGCTATGGAACTTCCCAAATTGTATTGGTGCTATCGACGGGAAGCACATACGAATCAAGTGTCCAGGAAATACTGGCTCcatgtattataattataaacactttttttctATTGTATTGCAAGGTATTGCCGATGCCAACTGCAAATTTATTGCGGTTGAAGTTGGTGGATACGGAAAGCAAAGTGATGGTGGCACTTTTAGCTCTTCCGAaatctttaatcttttaaaAAGTGGAGAACTACCTGTACCAGGAAATACATGTCTGCCAAACAGTGAAGAAATTGTGCCATATGTATTTCTTGGGGATGAGGCTTATCCCCTTTTAGAATGTTTGTTAAGGCCGTATAGCCGAAAGGAGACAACGGAAGACcatgaatattttaatgccCGGCTTTCAAGAGCTAGAAAGTGCATTGAATGCGCCTTTGGGTTATTAAGTGCAAGGTTCAGAATATTATGGAAACCCATTGAAACGGATCCTTTGTTCGCTGAACTCCTTGTAAAATGTATATGCCTTCTACACAACATAATTATTGATTTAGAGGGATtagatgaaaatttaaaagaagaagtgcaaaaagaaaatttggaaaaaatcataaaagaattCAATAAAACAAGTGTCAAAAATGGTAGATTAATAAgagataaattttgtaatttcgtatgcatgaataaaatataa